One window of the Caminibacter pacificus genome contains the following:
- a CDS encoding phosphoribosyltransferase produces the protein MTFKDRFDAGVKLSEVFEFPENSVIFAIPRGGVPVGYAIAKTKKIPMDLIVVRKLPIPGNPEAGFGAINMDARAILNPAFDALFSQIPVEEIAKDVLNEVLRRNDLYRNSRGYSSLKGKTAIVVDDGFASGYSAIAAYEYLKKLHPDKIIAIAPVCPKETKKMLENYFDEVYCLIESENKPFAVANFYDDFHDLSDDEVIDMLYDLRKENLLHE, from the coding sequence ATGACGTTCAAAGACAGATTCGATGCCGGAGTAAAACTTAGCGAGGTGTTTGAGTTTCCTGAAAACTCCGTTATTTTTGCAATCCCAAGGGGCGGAGTACCCGTAGGATATGCAATAGCAAAAACAAAAAAAATCCCAATGGATTTAATTGTTGTAAGAAAACTCCCGATCCCCGGTAATCCGGAAGCCGGATTCGGGGCTATTAATATGGACGCAAGAGCGATTTTGAATCCGGCGTTTGATGCTTTATTTTCTCAAATTCCTGTTGAAGAGATTGCAAAAGACGTATTGAACGAAGTACTTAGAAGAAACGATCTTTACAGAAACTCAAGAGGTTACTCATCTTTAAAAGGAAAAACGGCTATCGTAGTGGATGACGGATTTGCCAGCGGATATAGCGCAATAGCCGCTTATGAATACCTAAAAAAACTACATCCCGATAAAATAATCGCAATAGCCCCCGTGTGTCCGAAAGAAACGAAAAAAATGCTTGAAAATTATTTTGACGAAGTCTATTGTCTTATCGAAAGCGAAAACAAACCTTTTGCAGTGGCAAATTTTTATGACGATTTTCATGATTTAAGCGATGATGAGGTGATTGATATGTTGTATGATTTAAGAAAGGAGAATTTACTTCATGAATAA
- a CDS encoding phosphatidylglycerophosphatase A, whose translation MNKLNWFLLTGFYSGLLPKAPGTWGSIVGVIIAYLVIAYMPNPNMTIMLLAALFSIIGFKLVNEYEANGGIHDDKRIVIDEIAGVLITIGVLGDLKHDTFIKLLLAFISFRLFDIWKPSIIGKIDQKAKGGLGVMGDDILAGIFGGIFAGILYMGYLKLKTMI comes from the coding sequence ATGAATAAACTAAATTGGTTCTTACTAACCGGATTTTATAGCGGTCTTTTGCCAAAGGCTCCCGGCACTTGGGGAAGTATTGTTGGTGTGATAATAGCTTATTTGGTTATTGCGTATATGCCAAATCCGAATATGACTATTATGCTTTTAGCGGCACTTTTTTCAATAATAGGCTTTAAACTCGTAAACGAATACGAAGCAAACGGAGGAATTCACGACGACAAAAGAATCGTAATAGACGAAATCGCCGGAGTTTTGATAACCATAGGCGTTTTAGGGGATTTGAAACACGACACTTTTATAAAACTCCTTTTGGCTTTCATATCTTTTAGGCTTTTTGATATTTGGAAACCTTCGATTATCGGAAAAATAGACCAAAAAGCAAAAGGCGGTCTCGGAGTTATGGGCGATGATATTTTAGCCGGAATTTTCGGAGGAATTTTTGCGGGAATTTTATATATGGGGTATCTGAAGTTAAAAACTATGATATAA
- a CDS encoding APC family permease, with the protein MSEKKAFNTLSAAMLGIGTMVGIGIFIVIGLAGSIAGNLVWISFVIGGIIALLSGYSLAKLAIRFPSRGGIIEYLVQEFGENPFSGSLSVMFYFAQLVTLAAVAKSFGEYGARLFGYHSKFMIDAFAVGIILFFTFINLLGATLVAKSENIIVAIKLIALTIFTIAALMTIKPQYLSMKDAPPIINAVFAIGLTFFAYQGYSVITNAIEDMENPSKTVLKAMFIAIGVVTILYVSVSIAVLGNLPLSEVIKAKDYALAEAAKPVFGELGFKIMSVVALISATSAINATIYAATEISYTLAKKGELPKIYEYNVFHSYEGLLISTALIIPMVLFFNLSEITTVAALSVLIIQALVHFGHIKLTPKTGANKGVIIFAFLLMTFVVLATLYYNAKQDIKIIYYLIGGFVIAYIIEIILRKFFNRTVKKQIKGLTGELF; encoded by the coding sequence ATGAGTGAAAAAAAAGCATTCAATACTCTCTCAGCGGCAATGCTTGGAATCGGTACAATGGTGGGTATCGGTATTTTTATCGTTATCGGACTTGCCGGTAGTATTGCGGGTAATCTTGTTTGGATCTCTTTTGTAATCGGCGGTATTATTGCTCTTCTTAGCGGTTACTCTTTAGCAAAACTCGCCATCAGATTTCCGAGCAGAGGCGGGATTATCGAATATTTAGTCCAAGAATTCGGAGAAAATCCTTTTTCGGGGTCTTTGAGCGTAATGTTTTATTTTGCTCAACTCGTAACGCTTGCGGCTGTTGCTAAAAGTTTTGGAGAATACGGAGCAAGGCTTTTTGGTTATCATTCGAAATTTATGATTGACGCTTTTGCAGTTGGAATAATTCTATTTTTTACGTTTATTAATCTACTCGGAGCGACTCTTGTAGCAAAAAGCGAAAATATAATAGTCGCAATTAAACTGATAGCCCTAACTATCTTTACAATCGCAGCACTAATGACGATAAAACCTCAATATCTATCCATGAAAGACGCACCTCCGATTATTAACGCCGTTTTTGCTATAGGTCTCACATTCTTCGCATATCAGGGATACAGCGTAATTACAAACGCAATAGAAGATATGGAAAATCCGAGCAAAACGGTACTAAAAGCTATGTTTATAGCAATAGGAGTGGTAACGATTCTTTATGTAAGCGTTAGTATTGCAGTACTTGGGAATTTACCTCTTAGCGAAGTTATAAAAGCAAAAGATTACGCTCTTGCAGAAGCGGCAAAACCGGTTTTCGGAGAGCTCGGATTTAAAATTATGTCCGTTGTTGCTCTTATTTCGGCAACAAGTGCTATTAATGCGACAATCTACGCCGCTACGGAAATCAGCTATACTCTTGCAAAAAAAGGCGAACTTCCGAAAATTTACGAATACAATGTTTTTCATTCGTATGAAGGTCTGCTTATTTCCACCGCTTTGATTATCCCTATGGTTTTATTTTTCAATCTAAGCGAAATAACTACGGTTGCTGCGCTTAGCGTATTGATTATTCAAGCTTTAGTGCATTTCGGACATATCAAATTAACTCCTAAAACCGGAGCGAATAAAGGAGTTATAATTTTCGCTTTTTTACTTATGACTTTCGTAGTTTTAGCTACATTGTACTATAATGCAAAACAAGATATCAAAATTATTTATTACTTAATCGGCGGATTCGTAATAGCTTACATAATCGAGATAATTTTAAGAAAATTCTTCAATCGTACCGTCAAAAAACAAATTAAAGGTCTAACGGGTGAACTCTTCTAA
- a CDS encoding ribose-phosphate pyrophosphokinase encodes MKFKLFSGTANPKVAEDIAYYLDRPLSKITVNRFSDGEINVQIGESIRGVDCFIIQPTCAPANDNLMELLIITDAMRRASAKSITAVVPYFGYARQDRKAAPRVPITAKLVANMMEKAGIDRVVTIDLHAGQIQGFFDIPVDNLYGSILFFDYFKEMNLKNPIIASPDIGGVARARYFASKLGLDMVIVDKRREKANVSEVMNIIGDVEGKDVILIDDMVDTAGTMVKAAKALKDRGATSVRAFATHGVLSGPAIERIKDSVLEELIITDTIPFNKTCEKIRVLKTGKLFAEVIRRIVYNESINKLFD; translated from the coding sequence ATGAAATTCAAACTTTTTAGCGGTACGGCGAATCCAAAAGTTGCGGAAGATATTGCATATTATCTCGATAGACCGCTTAGTAAGATTACGGTTAATAGATTTAGTGACGGAGAAATAAACGTTCAAATCGGTGAGAGTATCAGGGGTGTTGATTGTTTCATTATTCAGCCTACCTGTGCACCGGCAAACGATAATTTAATGGAGCTTTTGATTATTACGGATGCGATGAGAAGAGCGAGCGCTAAAAGTATTACTGCTGTAGTGCCGTATTTCGGATACGCAAGACAAGACAGAAAAGCGGCTCCGAGAGTTCCTATTACCGCAAAGTTGGTAGCTAATATGATGGAAAAAGCGGGAATTGACAGAGTAGTAACTATCGACCTTCACGCAGGGCAAATTCAAGGATTTTTCGATATTCCTGTGGATAACCTTTACGGAAGTATTCTGTTTTTTGACTATTTTAAAGAGATGAATTTAAAAAATCCTATTATCGCTTCTCCTGATATCGGTGGTGTTGCAAGAGCGAGATATTTTGCAAGTAAACTCGGACTTGATATGGTGATTGTTGATAAAAGAAGAGAAAAAGCGAATGTTAGTGAAGTTATGAATATTATCGGTGACGTAGAAGGAAAAGACGTAATCTTAATCGACGATATGGTAGATACGGCGGGTACTATGGTAAAAGCCGCAAAAGCTCTCAAAGACAGAGGTGCTACATCCGTTAGAGCGTTTGCAACTCACGGAGTATTATCAGGACCTGCAATAGAGAGAATCAAAGATTCGGTACTTGAAGAGCTTATTATTACCGATACTATTCCTTTTAACAAAACGTGCGAAAAAATCAGAGTTCTTAAAACAGGAAAACTTTTTGCCGAAGTTATAAGAAGAATAGTTTATAACGAAAGCATTAATAAACTTTTTGATTAA
- a CDS encoding ribonuclease T2 family protein: MKKLLALTLLFSSLLFAVSKENILALTWLNSFCKVENKKVCRMRRPGDYSLTHFTLHGLWPKNRNYCHIGYKFKLSPLMWKVLEKFMPGAKDGFARYEWKKHGTCFGTDAQTYFLTAVKLTQQFNETQFLDFVRMHMGQWVSLQRIRFVFGGAFGEKNKRKFQLICKRKKGQIYITEIRINLKGDPTKLGLQELIDNAKPMVGVRQCQGGVFALP, from the coding sequence ATGAAAAAGCTTTTAGCGTTAACTTTACTTTTTTCATCATTGCTTTTTGCCGTGTCAAAAGAAAATATTTTGGCTCTTACTTGGTTAAATAGCTTTTGTAAAGTGGAAAACAAAAAAGTATGTAGAATGAGAAGGCCGGGAGATTATTCTCTTACTCATTTTACGCTTCACGGACTTTGGCCTAAAAATAGAAATTATTGTCATATCGGATATAAATTCAAACTTTCACCTTTAATGTGGAAAGTTCTCGAAAAATTTATGCCGGGCGCAAAAGACGGATTTGCAAGATACGAATGGAAAAAACACGGAACTTGTTTCGGAACCGATGCTCAAACTTATTTTTTAACCGCAGTTAAACTGACTCAACAATTTAACGAAACTCAATTTTTAGATTTCGTAAGAATGCATATGGGACAATGGGTTAGTCTTCAAAGAATCAGATTTGTTTTCGGCGGAGCTTTCGGAGAAAAAAATAAAAGAAAATTTCAATTGATTTGTAAAAGAAAAAAAGGACAAATCTATATAACCGAAATAAGAATAAACCTCAAAGGAGACCCGACTAAATTAGGACTTCAAGAATTAATTGACAACGCAAAACCGATGGTAGGTGTGAGACAATGTCAAGGAGGAGTATTCGCTCTTCCGTAA
- a CDS encoding YigZ family protein, protein MKTVNKLFAASIEVKKSKFHSFLVPFSSFEETLNDLKKRHPKANHHVTAFRYLNEHNQIVEGSSDDGEPRGSSGRPTLKVLQGHNLINVGIITVRYFGGILLGVGGLVKAYSDAANEVIKRAELIEYKQVFEYDFSVAYDKTREIEYILKKLDVYVVDRGFGSEGIEYKIRDDIEKIKKIKEIL, encoded by the coding sequence ATGAAGACGGTCAATAAACTTTTTGCCGCAAGTATCGAGGTAAAAAAGTCTAAATTTCACTCCTTTTTAGTTCCTTTCTCTTCTTTTGAAGAAACCTTAAACGACTTAAAAAAACGACACCCAAAAGCAAATCATCACGTAACCGCATTCAGATATTTAAACGAACATAATCAAATAGTGGAAGGTTCTTCAGATGACGGAGAGCCAAGAGGTAGCAGCGGAAGACCTACTCTTAAAGTTTTGCAAGGTCACAACCTTATAAATGTGGGAATAATAACCGTCAGATATTTCGGAGGTATTCTTTTGGGAGTCGGCGGACTTGTAAAAGCTTATAGCGACGCTGCGAATGAAGTTATAAAAAGAGCCGAACTTATTGAATATAAGCAAGTTTTTGAGTATGATTTTAGCGTAGCTTATGATAAGACCAGGGAAATCGAGTATATTTTAAAAAAACTTGACGTTTACGTTGTGGATAGAGGGTTCGGAAGTGAGGGGATAGAATACAAAATCCGAGACGATATCGAAAAAATAAAGAAAATTAAGGAGATATTATGA
- a CDS encoding YidH family protein, whose translation MNSSKIDPKNLMALERAVAALIGIAISFIALGFIIEKFELFLHLVAMQLGNKSLSIKAVENASFYKWMGISIILAGAILAIYSYFYYTKWIELLQKGELDTDKKVFLVLALFVAAIAVILILSMIWF comes from the coding sequence GTGAACTCTTCTAAAATTGATCCCAAAAATTTAATGGCTCTTGAGAGAGCCGTTGCAGCGCTTATAGGAATTGCGATATCGTTTATCGCACTTGGATTTATTATCGAAAAATTCGAGCTTTTTTTACATCTTGTAGCAATGCAGTTAGGCAATAAGTCTCTTTCGATAAAAGCGGTAGAAAATGCATCGTTTTATAAATGGATGGGAATAAGTATTATTTTAGCGGGTGCGATTTTAGCAATTTATTCATATTTTTATTACACGAAATGGATAGAACTTTTACAAAAAGGAGAGTTAGACACCGACAAAAAGGTTTTTTTAGTATTAGCCCTTTTTGTCGCCGCTATTGCGGTTATATTGATTCTCTCGATGATTTGGTTTTAA